A portion of the Cryptomeria japonica chromosome 5, Sugi_1.0, whole genome shotgun sequence genome contains these proteins:
- the LOC131876169 gene encoding G-type lectin S-receptor-like serine/threonine-protein kinase At2g19130 codes for MDPSPASTRFLAFSHNSGPYWSSGEWNGKYFANMPGFASAGSQVKIVCVTLPPSRMYCTYTTKGMIMEHSSLKKNGELWVYYMIQNGGWMVDAFGPRDQCIVYGVCGANAACIDYTQLNAHVTGDANDTCTCLQGFRPQNSHAWDSQEWWLSGCVRRSPLQCSLTNSTDGFLEVKDKLLADDEAAAYSKEQTLSGCQLACLNNCSCMAFWLSSSSPPVCRLWFGDLMNVRESPGIQSFYLRLAASELQGSTTKPRNRSFGLHILLPGGAAGLVLVLVLVLVVFIMWKRGRMAKEDDVPTSLRAFTFRKLRVATKNFRHKLGKGSFGSVFKGTLADKTLIAVKRLEGLAGTEKQFRAEISTIGEIQHVNLVRLFGFCAEESRRLLVYEYMPNGSLDSFLLRGKEGEVQGKLLSWKTRFQIALGTARGLAYLHDECRDCIIHCDIKPENILLDADFCPKVADFGLAKLLGRNFSRVLTTTRGTIGYLAPEWISGIPITPKADVYSFGMTLLEIIAGRRNVDLTVPQPSCYYFPSWAADQFHKGNLMAIGDGRISGEADAEELRRAVTASILCIQRDEMVRPTMAQVVQLLQGTVETTAPQFQQSVDRLQDHPSCKEDGLQGTIPASFLMMSEPCT; via the coding sequence ATGGATCCTTCACCAGCAAGCACTCGGTTTTTGGCGTTCTCTCACAACAGTGGTCCGTACTGGTCTAGCGGAGAGTGGAACGGAAAATATTTCGCAAATATGCCAGGATTTGCCTCGGCAGGCTCCCAAGTTAAAATAGTGTGTGTAACGCTTCCTCCTTCAAGAATGTACTGCACATATACAACCAAGGGTATGATAATGGAACACTCAAGTTTGAAAAAGAATGGTGAACTTTGGGTGTACTATATGATACAAAATGGTGGGTGGATGGTGGATGCATTCGGACCGAGGGATCAATGCATTGTTTATGGTGTGTGTGGGGCTAACGCAGCGTGCATTGACTATACACAGCTGAATGCTCATGTCACAGGCGATGCCAATGACACGTGTACATGTCTACAGGGGTTCAGGCCCCAAAACAGCCATGCTTGGGATTCTCAAGAGTGGTGGTTAAGTGGTTGTGTTCGCCGAAGTCCATTGCAGTGCTCTCTCACAAATTCTACCGACGGTTTTTTGGAAGTGAAGGACAAGCTTTTGGCCGACGATGAAGCGGCTGCATATAGCAAGGAGCAAACTCTGAGTGGATGCCAACTTGCCTGCCTCAACAACTGCTCGTGCATGGCCTTTTGGCTCAGCAGCTCATCTCCTCCTGTCTGTCGATTGTGGTTTGGGGATTTGATGAATGTGCGCGAGTCTCCTGGTATCCAGTCATTCTATCTCCGTTTGGCAGCTTCTGAGTTACAAGGTTCGACAACTAAGCCAAGAAATAGATCTTTTGGCCTTCACATATTGCTTCCTGGGGGCGCTGCGggtcttgttcttgttcttgttcttgttctggtCGTGTTTATTATGTGGAAACGTGGAAGAATGGCAAAGGAGGATGACGTCCCCACATCTCTTAGAGCATTCACTTTCCGAAAGTTGCGAGTTGCAACTAAGAATTTCAGGCATAAGCTGGGAAAAGGATCATTCGGTTCGGTGTTCAAAGGTACTCTAGCAGACAAAACTCTCATCGCTGTCAAAAGGTTAGAGGGTTTAGCAGGAACTGAAAAGCAATTTCGTGCAGAAATTAGTACCATTGGTGAAATACAACATGTGAATCTGGTCAGGCTGTTCGGATTTTGTGCGGAGGAATCTCGAAGGCTACTCGTTTATGAGTACATGCCCAACGGCTCTCTTGACTCCTTTCTGCTCCGTGGGAAAGAGGGAGAAGTGCAAGGGAAATTATTAAGTTGGAAAACCAGATTTCAGATAGCGTTGGGCACTGCGCGAGGACTAGCTTATCTTCACGATGAATGTAGGGATTGCATCATTCACTGTGATATTAAGCCAGAAAACATTCTCCTTGATGCCGATTTTTGTCCCAAGGTAGCTGATTTTGGTCTGGCAAAGTTATTAGGTAGAAATTTCAGCCGCGTTCTGACTACCACGAGAGGAACGATAGGTTATTTGGCTCCAGAGTGGATCTCCGGTATTCCCATCACTCCCAAGGCGGACGTGTATAGTTTTGGCATGACATTGCTGGAGATTATAGCAGGACGAAGGAATGTGGACCTTACTGTGCCCCAGCCTAGCTGCTATTACTTCCCTTCCTGGGCTGCCGATCAATTCCACAAAGGAAACCTGATGGCTATTGGTGATGGAAGGATATCAGGTGAGGCAGATGCTGAAGAGTTGAGAAGGGCTGTTACAGCGAGCATATTATGCATTCAAAGAGATGAAATGGTTAGGCCAACAATGGCTCAAGTCGTGCAATTACTCCAAGGGACAGTGGAGACCACCGCACCTCAATTTCAGCAGTCTGTCGATAGACTTCAAGATCACCCTTCATGCAAGGAAGATGGCCTTCAGGGCACAATCCCGGCCTCATTTcttatgatgtcggagccttgcacttag
- the LOC131876168 gene encoding G-type lectin S-receptor-like serine/threonine-protein kinase At4g27290, giving the protein MTRKRIIALTWFKNSFLPFALYILLHKCQSTTTDMGDSLPVGTSLVGNQTLVSKNGTFALGFFSPQKRNNWYIGIWYAKVSEKTFVWVANRENPVRNIPGVLNLSRDGYLRLFDLRGRLIWSSDNSLKASRASLLESGNLVLLRTRAGKVWESFQHPVDTWLPGMKMRKGMKLTS; this is encoded by the coding sequence ATGACGAGGAAACGGATTATAGCCCTAACATGGTTCAAGAATTCTTTCCTGCCCTTTGCTCTGTATATTCTACTGCATAAATGCCAATCAACAACAACTGACATGGGAGACAGCCTTCCAGTAGGGACTTCCCTCGTCGGAAATCAGACTTTGGTCTCGAAGAATGGCACCTTTGCATTGGGATTTTTCAGTCCCCAAAAAAGGAATAACTGGTATATTGGCATCTGGTATGCCAAAGTGTCGGAGAAAACATTTGTATGGGTAGCTAACCGCGAAAATCCTGTGAGAAACATTCCCGGCGTTTTAAATTTATCAAGAGATGGTTATCTTCGACTGTTTGATTTACGTGGACGATTAATTTGGTCGTCCGACAACAGCTTGAAGGCGTCCCGGGCATCTTTGTTGGAATCAGGTAATTTGGTTTTGCTAAGAACACGGGCCGGGAAAGTTTGGGAAAGTTTCCAACATCCGGTGGATACATGGCTGCCAGGGATGAAGATGCGGAAAGGAATGAAACTCACTTCTTAG